One segment of Macrotis lagotis isolate mMagLag1 chromosome 1, bilby.v1.9.chrom.fasta, whole genome shotgun sequence DNA contains the following:
- the HMGB4 gene encoding high mobility group protein B4 → MGKVQVKPKVNLSSYVHFLLNCRNKHKEQQPNAYINFKEFSKKCSEKWKTISKHEKSKYEAIARLDKARYQREMKNYIPPLGMKKRKRRKKDPKAPKRPPSSFFLFRRENYTKIKSDNPNWSVVEVAKVLGEIWSKKSEQEKQPYEEKAARLRTKYHQELMAYQVNHGQGYSRKKGPGTSGLHQDRKKSKSDKSEDYVQSDSEGELD, encoded by the coding sequence ATGGGCAAGGTTCAAGTTAAGCCCAAAGTGAATTTGTCTTCATATGTCCACTTTTTATTAAACTGCAGGAACAAACACAAGGAACAACAGCCAAATGCTTACATCAATTTCAAAGAATTCTCCAAAAAGTGCTCAGAAAAGTGGAAGACAATCTCTAAGCATGAAAAGTCCAAGTATGAAGCCATAGCCAGATTGGACAAAGCACGCTAccagagagaaatgaaaaattacattCCCCCACtgggaatgaaaaaaaggaaaagaagaaagaaggaccCCAAAGCTCCTAAAAGGCCACcctcatcttttttcctcttcaggcGGGAGAATTATACAAAGATCAAAAGTGACAATCCAAATTGGTCCGTGGTAGAAGTGGCAAAAGTCCTTGGGGAGATATGGTCCAAAAAGTCAGAACAAGAAAAGCAACCTTATGAAGAGAAGGCAGCGCGACTGAGAACCAAGTACCACCAAGAACTCATGGCTTATCAGGTAAATCATGGTCAGGGATATTCAAGGAAGAAAGGGCCAGGGACCTCTGGCCTCCATCAGGACAGAAAGAAATCCAAGTCAGACAAGAGTGAAGACTATGTTCAATCTGATTCAGAAGGCGAGCTGGATTAG